In Alphaproteobacteria bacterium, a single window of DNA contains:
- a CDS encoding DNA translocase FtsK 4TM domain-containing protein, producing the protein MATNRKTAFLPVGVEQYMRDKAIEGAGLTLVAVAVTLFAALISYSPSDPSLNTASGQDVSNLMGHAGAYASDIVLQSLGLAGGLLVPVAAGWGWRLWQDHSLSRTWLRVGLLPLGLLTTAIALSGIQAPEAWPLTAGLGGYAGTWLTAQLVMLFHDLSVPMDIRFLFAAAAILSLPILFIVIGFSGAEWRSGAQRTAGLLGGVRHTVQRVGGLRETLRGLLHRVRHPMVQRTGKGERREPMLLDGNGTERVKEPRMVRPDLVEPKPSRPAPGKRASAQRQRSLDLASPEGEMQLPPLDLLDDPAESGGTNLKIDEESLQQNARLLEGVLEDFGIRGVIEKVRPGPVVTLYELEPAPGTKTSRVIGLADDIARSMSAISVRIATVPGRSVIGIELPNARRETVYLRELLASKAFEESRAKLPLVAGKDIGGAPVIVDLARMPHLLIAGTTGSGKSVGLNAMILSLLYRLSPEECKFIMIDPKMLELSIYDGIPHLIAPVVTEPKRAVVALKWTVQEMETRYRAMSKLGVRNVEGYNKRVEEARRKGEILTRKVQTGFDAETGKPVIEEQPLDLSSLPMIVVVVDEMADLMLVAGKDIEATIQRLAQMARAAGIHLIMATQRPSVDVITGTIKANFPTRISFQVTSKIDSRTILGEQGAEQLLGQGDMLYMAGGGRISRVHGPFVHDAEVESVVRFLKSQGAPTYIEAITDSESDEFGEEYGDAPGATGDDLYDQAVAFVAREGKASTSFIQRQFRIGYNRAANIIDTMEKEGVVSVANHVGRREVLVRDHGGQAD; encoded by the coding sequence ATGGCGACAAATCGGAAAACCGCATTCCTGCCCGTTGGCGTGGAACAGTACATGCGTGACAAGGCGATCGAAGGCGCCGGGCTGACGCTGGTCGCCGTGGCGGTCACGCTGTTCGCCGCCCTGATCAGCTACTCGCCCTCCGATCCGTCCCTGAATACGGCTTCCGGTCAGGATGTCAGCAACCTGATGGGCCATGCCGGCGCCTATGCCAGCGATATCGTCCTGCAATCGCTCGGGCTTGCCGGCGGGCTGCTGGTACCGGTCGCCGCAGGCTGGGGCTGGCGGTTGTGGCAGGATCATTCGCTGTCGCGTACATGGCTGCGGGTCGGCCTGCTGCCGCTGGGGCTTCTGACAACGGCAATCGCCCTTTCCGGCATCCAGGCACCGGAGGCCTGGCCGCTGACCGCCGGACTTGGCGGATATGCCGGCACCTGGCTGACAGCGCAGCTTGTCATGCTGTTTCACGATCTCTCCGTGCCGATGGATATCCGCTTCCTCTTTGCCGCCGCGGCAATTCTTTCGCTGCCTATCCTGTTTATCGTCATCGGATTCAGCGGCGCGGAATGGCGCAGCGGCGCGCAGCGGACCGCCGGACTGCTCGGCGGCGTGCGCCATACGGTGCAGCGCGTCGGCGGGTTGCGCGAAACGCTGCGCGGATTGCTGCATCGTGTCCGGCATCCGATGGTCCAGCGAACGGGCAAGGGCGAGCGCCGCGAACCGATGCTGCTGGACGGCAATGGCACCGAGCGGGTGAAGGAGCCCCGCATGGTCAGGCCCGACCTTGTCGAACCAAAACCGAGCCGCCCGGCGCCCGGAAAGCGCGCCAGCGCCCAGCGCCAGCGGAGCCTTGACCTGGCGAGCCCCGAAGGGGAAATGCAGTTGCCGCCGCTCGACCTGCTGGACGATCCTGCGGAATCCGGCGGCACAAACCTGAAGATCGACGAGGAATCGCTGCAGCAGAACGCCCGGCTGCTGGAAGGCGTGCTGGAGGATTTCGGCATCCGCGGCGTAATCGAGAAGGTCCGCCCGGGCCCGGTCGTCACCCTGTACGAACTGGAGCCCGCCCCCGGCACCAAGACTAGTCGGGTAATTGGACTGGCCGACGATATCGCTCGCTCGATGAGCGCGATCTCGGTCCGCATCGCAACGGTGCCGGGTCGGAGCGTCATCGGCATCGAACTGCCGAACGCGCGGCGCGAGACCGTCTATCTGCGCGAACTTCTGGCCTCCAAGGCATTCGAGGAATCGCGCGCGAAACTGCCGCTGGTCGCGGGCAAGGATATCGGCGGCGCGCCCGTGATCGTCGACCTGGCGCGCATGCCGCATCTGCTGATCGCGGGAACCACCGGTTCGGGTAAATCGGTCGGGCTGAATGCGATGATCCTGTCGCTGCTGTATCGGCTGTCGCCCGAAGAATGCAAGTTCATCATGATCGATCCCAAGATGCTGGAACTGTCGATCTATGACGGCATCCCGCATCTGATCGCCCCGGTCGTCACCGAGCCGAAGCGGGCGGTCGTGGCGCTGAAATGGACCGTGCAGGAAATGGAGACACGCTACCGCGCGATGTCCAAGCTGGGTGTGCGCAATGTCGAAGGCTACAACAAGCGGGTGGAGGAAGCCCGCCGCAAGGGCGAAATCCTGACCCGCAAGGTGCAGACCGGGTTCGACGCGGAAACCGGCAAGCCGGTGATCGAGGAACAGCCGCTGGATCTGTCCTCGCTGCCGATGATCGTCGTCGTCGTCGACGAAATGGCGGACCTGATGCTGGTCGCGGGCAAGGATATCGAAGCCACCATCCAGCGGCTGGCGCAGATGGCCCGCGCCGCCGGAATTCACCTGATCATGGCGACCCAGCGGCCTTCCGTCGATGTCATCACCGGCACGATCAAGGCGAATTTCCCGACCCGGATCAGTTTCCAGGTCACCTCCAAGATCGACAGCCGTACGATCCTGGGCGAACAGGGCGCCGAACAGCTGCTGGGCCAGGGCGATATGCTGTATATGGCGGGCGGCGGGCGGATTTCCCGCGTCCACGGCCCCTTCGTGCACGACGCCGAAGTGGAATCTGTCGTCCGATTCCTTAAATCCCAGGGCGCGCCCACCTATATAGAAGCGATAACGGACTCGGAATCGGATGAATTCGGTGAAGAATATGGCGATGCTCCAGGGGCGACAGGCGACGATCTTTATGATCAGGCGGTTGCATTCGTTGCACGCGAAGGCAAGGCGTCGACCAGTTTTATCCAGCGCCAGTTCCGGATCGGCTATAACCGTGCCGCCAACATCATCGATACGATGGAAAAGGAAGGCGTCGTCAGTGTGGCCAATCATGTGGGGCGGCGGGAGGTTCTGGTCCGCGATCACGGCGGTCAGGCGGATTAG
- a CDS encoding aminotransferase class I/II-fold pyridoxal phosphate-dependent enzyme yields the protein MKNSRIDSLFDYPFQKLAVLLNGVEPRPGLTPIMMQLGEPQLPAPDFVAAEVHGNRDEWRKYPPIRGSDEYNRAAADWLTRRYGLPADMIDPLRHLIALPGTKEGLFQLAQYAVPGPAEWPRNGPPLVAMSNPAYHVYKGAAVMAGAETLMLPATAETNFLPDYTALNPETLRRIALFYLCSPANPQGTFADLDYLSGLILLAREYDFIVAFDECYSEIYRGDPPTGALEACVALGGSLDNMVVFHSLSKRSNAAGLRCGFVAGDADIMNGFNMLRATGGAQIPNPLLAAGAALWRDEDHVVPTRAHYAKLFDMAERILGNRTGFYKPPAGFFLWLDVGDGETAAYDLWRDHAVRTIPGAYYAQTDPVTGENACKQYLRVALVHDLETAEEGLRRIAEYLGE from the coding sequence ATGAAGAACAGCCGAATCGATAGCCTGTTCGACTACCCGTTCCAGAAGCTGGCCGTGCTTTTGAACGGCGTCGAACCCCGCCCGGGCCTGACGCCGATCATGATGCAGCTTGGCGAGCCGCAATTGCCGGCGCCGGATTTCGTGGCCGCGGAAGTCCACGGCAACCGCGACGAATGGCGCAAATACCCGCCCATCCGCGGATCCGATGAATACAATCGGGCGGCGGCGGACTGGCTGACCCGGCGTTACGGCCTGCCGGCGGACATGATCGACCCGCTGCGGCACCTGATTGCGTTGCCCGGCACCAAGGAGGGCCTCTTTCAGCTGGCGCAATACGCCGTCCCTGGCCCGGCGGAATGGCCCCGGAACGGCCCGCCGCTGGTGGCGATGAGCAACCCCGCGTATCATGTCTACAAGGGTGCGGCGGTCATGGCGGGCGCGGAAACGCTGATGCTGCCGGCGACGGCGGAAACGAATTTCCTGCCCGATTACACCGCGCTCAATCCGGAAACACTGCGGCGAATCGCGCTGTTCTACCTGTGCAGCCCGGCGAACCCGCAGGGTACCTTTGCCGATCTGGATTACCTGTCCGGGCTGATCCTGCTCGCCCGCGAATACGATTTCATCGTCGCTTTCGACGAATGCTATTCCGAAATCTACCGGGGCGACCCGCCGACAGGCGCGCTGGAGGCCTGTGTCGCGCTGGGCGGATCGCTGGATAATATGGTGGTGTTCCATTCGTTGTCGAAACGATCCAATGCGGCCGGCCTGCGTTGCGGGTTTGTCGCCGGAGATGCCGATATCATGAACGGATTCAACATGCTGCGCGCGACCGGTGGGGCCCAGATCCCCAATCCGCTGCTGGCCGCAGGGGCCGCGCTGTGGCGTGACGAAGATCATGTCGTCCCGACACGGGCGCATTACGCGAAACTGTTCGACATGGCTGAACGAATTCTGGGCAACCGCACCGGGTTCTACAAGCCGCCTGCCGGATTTTTCCTGTGGCTTGACGTGGGCGACGGCGAAACGGCGGCGTATGATCTGTGGCGGGACCATGCGGTCCGGACGATTCCGGGCGCCTATTACGCGCAGACCGATCCCGTAACCGGCGAAAACGCCTGCAAACAATATCTTCGTGTTGCGCTGGTGCACGATCTCGAGACCGCGGAAGAGGGGTTGCGCCGAATTGCCGAATATCTTGGCGAATAG
- a CDS encoding ammonium transporter, with the protein MLAGPAMAQDATLDTGDTAWMLTSTALVLLMTIPGLALFYGGMVRKKNVLTMVMQSFTICCLSTVLWMVIGYSIAFTDGGAANAFVGGLSKMFLNGMGADSMEGTIPESVFMTFQMTFAIITPALITGAFADRMKFSALVLFSGIWVVVVYSPIVHWVWGGGFLADEGVLDFAGGTVVHINAGIAGLVAAIMIGKRRGYGAENMAPHNLVLSVIGASMLWVGWFGFNAGSALGANNGAGMAMAVTQISTAAAALSWMFIEWVVRGKPSVLGIVSGAVGGLVAITPAAGFVLPMGALFIGIASGIGCFWGATVLKRMCGYDDSLDVFGVHGVGGIIGALLTGVFAVEAVGGTAGLLEGNAGQVWTQFVGILATIVYSAIATAIILKVVDAICGLRVEDEVEVEGTDINLHGEVVQ; encoded by the coding sequence ATGCTTGCGGGTCCAGCCATGGCGCAGGACGCTACGCTGGATACGGGCGATACGGCCTGGATGCTGACATCGACGGCGCTGGTGCTGTTGATGACGATCCCGGGCCTGGCGCTCTTCTACGGCGGTATGGTCCGCAAGAAGAACGTGCTGACCATGGTGATGCAGAGTTTCACGATCTGCTGCCTGTCGACCGTCCTGTGGATGGTCATCGGCTATTCCATCGCCTTTACCGACGGCGGCGCGGCGAACGCGTTTGTCGGCGGTTTAAGCAAGATGTTCCTCAACGGAATGGGCGCGGACTCGATGGAGGGGACGATACCGGAATCGGTCTTCATGACCTTCCAGATGACCTTCGCCATCATTACGCCGGCCCTGATCACCGGCGCGTTCGCCGACCGGATGAAGTTTTCGGCCCTGGTCCTGTTCTCGGGCATCTGGGTCGTCGTCGTCTATTCGCCGATCGTCCACTGGGTCTGGGGCGGCGGATTCCTTGCCGATGAGGGCGTACTCGATTTCGCGGGCGGCACGGTCGTGCACATCAACGCCGGTATCGCCGGCCTGGTTGCCGCCATCATGATCGGCAAGCGGCGCGGATACGGCGCCGAAAACATGGCGCCGCACAATCTCGTTCTGAGCGTTATCGGCGCCTCGATGCTGTGGGTCGGCTGGTTCGGGTTCAACGCCGGTTCGGCGCTGGGCGCCAATAATGGCGCCGGCATGGCCATGGCGGTCACGCAGATATCCACAGCCGCAGCCGCCCTGTCATGGATGTTCATCGAATGGGTCGTCCGCGGCAAGCCCAGCGTCCTCGGCATCGTGTCCGGTGCGGTCGGCGGCCTGGTGGCCATTACACCGGCGGCCGGTTTCGTGCTGCCGATGGGCGCCCTGTTCATCGGCATTGCTTCCGGCATCGGCTGTTTCTGGGGCGCCACGGTGCTCAAGCGGATGTGCGGCTACGACGATTCCCTGGACGTGTTCGGCGTGCATGGCGTCGGCGGCATCATCGGCGCGCTGCTGACAGGCGTATTCGCGGTCGAAGCCGTCGGCGGAACCGCGGGACTTCTCGAAGGCAACGCGGGTCAGGTCTGGACGCAGTTCGTCGGCATCCTGGCGACGATTGTCTACTCCGCCATCGCCACCGCGATCATCCTGAAGGTCGTCGACGCCATCTGCGGCCTGCGGGTCGAGGACGAAGTCGAGGTCGAAGGCACCGATATCAACCTGCACGGCGAAGTCGTCCAGTAG
- a CDS encoding P-II family nitrogen regulator, translated as MKLVLAIIKPFKLDAVRETLTGIGIEGLTVTEVKGFGRQKGQTEIYRGAEYTVNFLPKVKIEVVCADSLADQAVEAIQTAANTGRIGDGKIFILDVSKAVRIRTGETDADAI; from the coding sequence ATGAAACTGGTCTTGGCGATCATCAAGCCATTCAAACTCGACGCGGTCCGTGAGACACTGACCGGCATCGGGATAGAAGGCTTGACCGTGACCGAGGTGAAAGGGTTTGGCCGGCAGAAGGGCCAGACCGAAATCTACCGGGGCGCGGAATACACCGTTAATTTCCTGCCGAAGGTGAAAATCGAAGTGGTTTGCGCCGATTCGCTGGCGGATCAGGCGGTAGAAGCTATCCAGACTGCCGCGAATACCGGCCGGATCGGCGACGGAAAAATCTTCATTCTCGACGTTTCGAAGGCCGTTCGTATTCGTACGGGAGAAACCGACGCGGACGCCATTTAG
- a CDS encoding UbiH/UbiF/VisC/COQ6 family ubiquinone biosynthesis hydroxylase, translating into MSVEVVVAGGGMAGMTMGLALAKAGVSTAVIEMQPADALRDAGFDGRTSAIAYGSQQIFDGVGIWRHLAARAEPIHAIRIADGTLNEGPSSLFLHYDRLDVDSDALGYILENRDIRDAQLSVAATTKAFHLLAPARVAGAARGPGGVDVELDDGRRIAARLLIAADGRNSPLRLAAGIRATRIDYPQTAIVCTVAHARPHAGVAVELFLPAGPFAMLPMTGQRSNIVWSEGTEPAQHILALDDDAFFTELHRRFGDWLGEIRVEGPRFGFPLGLMHAERYTDRRLALIGEAAHVIHPIAGQGLNLGLRDVAALAESIVDARRLGLDIGSGEVLARYERWRRFDNVLMATSMDALNRLFSNDIGPLRLARDLGLAAVNRMPPLKRFFMRHAMGIVGDLPRLARGEPL; encoded by the coding sequence ATGTCTGTAGAAGTTGTTGTCGCCGGCGGCGGAATGGCCGGCATGACGATGGGGCTCGCCCTGGCGAAAGCCGGAGTATCCACCGCCGTGATCGAAATGCAGCCGGCCGATGCCCTGCGCGATGCCGGGTTTGACGGGCGCACATCCGCCATTGCATACGGATCGCAGCAGATTTTCGACGGCGTCGGAATCTGGCGCCACCTTGCCGCGCGCGCCGAACCGATCCACGCGATCCGGATCGCGGACGGTACGCTGAACGAAGGACCGTCATCGCTTTTTCTGCATTATGACCGGCTCGACGTCGATAGCGATGCGCTGGGCTATATCCTGGAAAACCGCGATATCCGGGATGCGCAATTATCCGTGGCGGCGACGACGAAGGCGTTTCATCTGCTGGCGCCGGCCCGGGTGGCCGGGGCGGCGCGGGGCCCGGGCGGAGTCGACGTGGAACTCGATGACGGCCGGCGGATCGCGGCGCGGCTGCTGATCGCCGCGGACGGCAGGAATTCGCCCCTGCGGCTGGCGGCGGGAATTCGCGCGACGCGGATCGATTATCCGCAAACCGCCATCGTCTGCACGGTGGCGCATGCCCGCCCGCATGCCGGCGTCGCGGTCGAACTGTTCCTGCCTGCCGGACCCTTTGCGATGCTGCCCATGACGGGGCAGCGCAGCAATATCGTATGGTCGGAAGGGACCGAACCGGCGCAGCATATCCTGGCGCTGGACGACGATGCCTTTTTTACCGAACTGCATCGCCGGTTCGGCGACTGGCTGGGTGAAATCCGCGTCGAGGGACCGCGGTTCGGCTTCCCGCTGGGGCTGATGCATGCGGAACGCTATACGGACCGGCGGCTGGCGCTGATCGGCGAGGCGGCGCATGTCATTCATCCGATCGCGGGACAGGGGCTGAACCTGGGCCTGCGCGATGTGGCGGCGCTGGCGGAATCGATTGTCGATGCGCGGCGGCTGGGGCTGGATATCGGGTCGGGCGAGGTGCTGGCGCGCTACGAACGCTGGCGGCGTTTCGACAACGTCCTGATGGCGACGTCGATGGACGCATTGAACCGCCTGTTTTCCAACGATATCGGGCCGCTGCGGCTGGCGCGCGACCTCGGCCTCGCGGCGGTGAACCGCATGCCGCCGCTGAAGCGCTTCTTCATGCGCCATGCGATGGGGATTGTCGGCGATCTGCCGCGGCTGGCGCGCGGCGAACCTCTATGA